Proteins found in one Ammospiza nelsoni isolate bAmmNel1 chromosome 15, bAmmNel1.pri, whole genome shotgun sequence genomic segment:
- the ITM2A gene encoding integral membrane protein 2A — MVKIAFNSPFALKDEPKKEAAEALVADKDPEVATHRGENSSGRCLLTLLGLAFILAGVVVGGACIYKYFMPKHKVYRGEMCYFENEARERAVEPYFLPIAEEADIREDDNIAIIDVPVPKFSDSDPAAIVHDFDRLLTAYLDLQLGNCYVIPLNTSIVMPPRNLMDLFAKLATGSYLPQTYLVREEMVVTEEIDNVSDLGIFIYQLCVGKETFRLQRRDQTVGVQKRAAENCHSIRHFENSFVVETKICQQ, encoded by the exons ATGGTGAAGATCGCCTTCAACTCGCCCTTCGCTCTCAAGGATGAGCCCAAAAAGGAGGCGGCCGAGGCGCTTGTGGCCGACAAG GACCCAGAAGTTGCCACACACAGGGGTGAAAACTCATCTGGAAGATGTCTCTTGACTCTGCTGGGCTTGGCCTTCATCTTGGCAGGGGTTGTTGTGGGTGGAGCCTGCATCTACAAGTACTTCATGCCAAAG CACAAGGTGTACCGTGGGGAGATGTGCTACTTTGAGAACGAGGCGCGGGAGCGCGCGGTGGAGCCGTACTTCCTGCCCATCGCCGAGGAGGCCGACATCCGCGAGGACGACAACATCGCCATCATCGACGTGCCCGTGCCCAAGTTCTCCGACAGCGACCCGGCCGCCATCGTGCACGACTTCGACAGG cttttgaCAGCGTATCTGGACCTGCAGCTGGGGAACTGCTACGTGATCCCGCTGAACACTTCCATAGTCATGCCTCCAAGGAATCTGATGGATCTCTTTGCCAAGCTGGCG ACTGGCTCCTACCTGCCGCAGACGTACCTGGTGCGTGAGGAGATGGTGGTGACCGAGGAGATCGATAACGTGTCTGACCTGGGCATCTTCATCTACCAGCTCTGTGTGGGCAAAGAGACCTTCAGGCTCCAGCGCAGAGACCAAACCGTGG GTGTGCAGAAACGGGCAGCGGAGAACTGTCACTCAATCAGACACTTCGAGAACTCCTTCGTGGTTGAGACAAAGATCTGTCAGCAGTGA
- the GPR174 gene encoding probable G-protein coupled receptor 174, translating to MNSSSNCSETDLKPYYAVTYTVILIPGLIGNTLALWVFYGYMKETKRAVIFMINLAIADLSQVLSLPLRIFYYLTGTWEFGGGLCMLCFYLKYVNMYASIYFLVCISVRRYLFLMHPFKFSDCRRVCDVYISIVGWVVVCVGCLPFPLLRMQHQQDKNACFVDLPIKKLDLPTSVTLMTIGELVGFVTPLLIILYCSWKTILSLKERHSASRDLGEKKKALKMILTCALVFLICFGPYHISFPLDFFVKTGQIQEGCVPISVFHAVALCLASLNSCVDPIIYYFTTDEFRRRLSRQDLQDSIHLQHLSYGRRHSRDVLGEDTTEY from the coding sequence ATGAACAGCAGCTCCAACTGCAGCGAGACAGACCTCAAGCCCTACTACGCCGTCACCTACACGGTGATCCTGATCCCCGGGCTCATCGGCAACACCCTGGCCCTGTGGGTCTTCTATGGCTACATGAAAGAGACTAAGAGGGCCGTGATATTCATGATCAATTTAGCCATTGCTGACTTGTCACAGGTGCTGTCCTTGCCCCTGAGGATTTTTTACTACCTGACGGGCACGTGGGAGTTCGGGGGGGGTCTCTGCATGCTCTGCTTCTACCTGAAGTACGTCAATATGTACGCCAGCATCTACTTCTTGGTGTGCATCAGCGTGAGGAGGTACCTGTTCCTCATGCACCCCTTCAAATTCAGTGACTGCAGGCGTGTCTGTGATGTCTACATCAGCATCGTGGGCTGGGTCGTGGTCTGTGTGGGCTGCctgcctttccctctcctcaggatgcagcaccagcaggataAAAACGCCTGTTTTGTGGATCTTCCCATCAAGAAACTCGACCTGCCCACCTCCGTCACGCTGATGACCATAGGGGAGTTGGTGGGGTTTGTCACCCCCCTGCTCATCATCCTGTACTGCTCCTGGAAGACAATCCTGTCACTAAAAGAGAGGCACTCTGCTTCCCGGGACCTGGGCGAGAAGAAGAAGGCTTTAAAGATGATCCTCACCTGCGCCCTGGTGTTCCTGATCTGCTTTGGACCTTACCACATCAGCTTCCCCCTGGATTTCTTTGTGAAAACGGGGCAGATCCAGGAGGGCTGCGTGCCCATCTCGGTGTTCCATGCCGTGGCTTTGTGCCTCGCCAGCCTCAACTCCTGTGTGGATCCCATCATCTACTACTTCACCACGGACGAGTTCAGGAGACGCCTCTCCAGGCAGGACCTGCAGGACAGCATCCATCTCCAGCACCTCAGCTACGGCAGGAGACACTCCAGGGATGTGCTTGGGGAGGACACCACGGAATACTGA